TGGCGCAGGCCGACAACGTGTTCCTGCTGAAGTACTTCCTGTCGAGCCAGAGCGCCATTCTGTGGATGAGCGTGCTGTTCTTCCTGAGCACGGTCTTCTACTGGCTGGGCGTGGTCAGCAAGGGGGACACCGCGACCCGGCTGGGCTCGCGCTTTGCCTGGGCCGGGGTCTTCATGGCCCTCACCGGCACGCTGGTGCGCTGGTTCGAGAGCCACCAGATCGCGCCGGACATCGGCCACATCCCGGTCAGCAACCTCTACGAGGTGTTCGTGCTGTTCGCGTGGCTGACCACCGCTTACTGGCTGTACTACGAAGACCGATTCGCGAAGATGGGCCAGGCACTCGGTTCGCTGGGCGCCTTCGTGATGCTGGTGGTGAGTGCCGCGGTGGGTTTTCTGCTGTGGTACGCCGTGGTGCGCGGCGCGAGCGAAATCCAGCCCCTGGTGCCCGCCCTGCAGAGCTGGTGGATGAAGCTGCACGTGCCGGCCAACTTCGTGGGCTATGGCACCTTCGCGCTGGCGGCCATGGTGGCGTTTGCGTACCTGGTGAAGCACCACGCGGGTGAGACGCGCTGGTGGAAGCTGGCGCCGCTGTGGCTGATGGGCGTGGTGCTGTGTTTCGAGCCGGTGGTGTTTCGCGCCAAGCCGGGCGTCGAAGGCGGGCTGAGTGCCTACTGGGCGGTGTACTTCGGCATTTCGGCGCTGATCGTGGCCGCCATCGTGGCCGCCCGCAAGCCGATTGCCGCGCGCATGCCGGCCTTCGACGTGCTGGATGACGTGATGTACAAGGCGATTGCCGTGGGCTTCGCCTTCTTCACGATCGCCACCATCCTGGGCGCCTTCTGGGCGGCCGAGGCCTGGGGCGGCTACTGGAGCTGGGACCCGAAGGAAACCTGGGCCCTGATCGTGTGGCTGAACTACGCGGCGTGGCTGCACATGCGGCTCATGAAGGGCCTGCGCGGCGCGTTTGCCGCCTGGTGGGCGCTGGCCGGCCTGCTGGTGACGTCGTTTGCCTTCCTGGGCGTCAACATGTTCCTGTCGGGGCTGCACTCGTACGGCGAGCTCTGACATCGGGCCCGGGGGCGTGATGCAGCCGCGTGCCGACATCACCACCTCTGCGCTGCGTGAGCGCCTGGCCCGGGACGCCTGGTTCCGGCATGCGACGCCGGCGCTGCAGGACGGCCTGCTGGCGCTGGGCGCGACCCGACGGTTGCACACCGGAGAGCACCTTTTCTTCCGGGGGGATGCCCCGGACGGGCTGTATGCCGTGCTGGACGGCGCCCTGCGCGTGAGCGGCCTGGGCGAGGACGGCAAGGAAGCGGTGCTGGCGTTGCTGGAGCCGCCTGCTTGGCTGGGGGAGGTCTCGCTGTTCGACCGCCTGCCCCGGACGCACGATGCCGTGGCCGAGGGGCCGACCGAGGTCTGGCACGTGCCGCAGGCACCCCTGCTGGCGCTGCTGACGCGCGAGCCCGGCTGCTGGCGCGACCTGGGCGTGCTGATGGCTACGCGGCTGCGGTTGGCCTTCATCGCCATGGAGGACATGGCGCTGCACCCGGCCGAAGCCCGCCTGGCCCGTCGGCTGGTGTGGCTGTGCGAGGTGGCGGTGGCCCAGCGTCCGGCCGGTGCGGCGGAGGGCGAGGTGGTGCTCCCGCTGCGGCAGAACCGGCTGGCGGCGATGCTGTCGCTGTCGCGCCAGACCACCAACCAGATCCTGCAGGGCCTGCAGGACCGCGGGGTGCTGCGTGTGGCCTACGGTCGCATCACCGTGTGCGACGGAACGGCGCTGCGCGAGGCCGCCGGGCTGTCGAAGGCCGAGCAGGTGGTGCTGTCTCAGTGGCGGGGTGAGGGCGAGCCCGGCCCTGCCGATTCCCCACGGTCTGTCTGAGCGGCGCCCCCTGAGCCGCAGGCCTTTGTCGGCCGTCCGTCCCGGTGCTTTCCCGCGTTTGTCGCGCAGCTGACAGGTCGCCCGGCGGCGGCTTTCCATCATCGCGGTCCCCCTACAAGAATCGAGGAGACCGCCATGCCCTGTCCGCCCCTCTCTGCCGGTCGGCCGTCCCGCCGCCTGTGCGTGCCTGTGCGCTGGTCTGCCGGCCTGGCCCTGCTGGGCGCCGCGGCGGCCGTGCAGGCCGCACCCACGTATCCCAACCAGG
This is a stretch of genomic DNA from Aquabacterium olei. It encodes these proteins:
- the ccsB gene encoding c-type cytochrome biogenesis protein CcsB translates to MNTTTSTALPGAPAARRPLTDWLFALVVMAVAGWAWQTHGAAMDGYEKAILAGAVPSLIALGWFWKPLRLLLVGCGLATWAAMALYLRTTDAHGADLAQADNVFLLKYFLSSQSAILWMSVLFFLSTVFYWLGVVSKGDTATRLGSRFAWAGVFMALTGTLVRWFESHQIAPDIGHIPVSNLYEVFVLFAWLTTAYWLYYEDRFAKMGQALGSLGAFVMLVVSAAVGFLLWYAVVRGASEIQPLVPALQSWWMKLHVPANFVGYGTFALAAMVAFAYLVKHHAGETRWWKLAPLWLMGVVLCFEPVVFRAKPGVEGGLSAYWAVYFGISALIVAAIVAARKPIAARMPAFDVLDDVMYKAIAVGFAFFTIATILGAFWAAEAWGGYWSWDPKETWALIVWLNYAAWLHMRLMKGLRGAFAAWWALAGLLVTSFAFLGVNMFLSGLHSYGEL
- a CDS encoding Crp/Fnr family transcriptional regulator, translated to MQPRADITTSALRERLARDAWFRHATPALQDGLLALGATRRLHTGEHLFFRGDAPDGLYAVLDGALRVSGLGEDGKEAVLALLEPPAWLGEVSLFDRLPRTHDAVAEGPTEVWHVPQAPLLALLTREPGCWRDLGVLMATRLRLAFIAMEDMALHPAEARLARRLVWLCEVAVAQRPAGAAEGEVVLPLRQNRLAAMLSLSRQTTNQILQGLQDRGVLRVAYGRITVCDGTALREAAGLSKAEQVVLSQWRGEGEPGPADSPRSV